The Streptomyces sp. NBC_01775 genome includes a region encoding these proteins:
- a CDS encoding AfsR/SARP family transcriptional regulator: protein MERVTFGVLGPVVAEGDSGVLALKGPRHRAVLARLLVARRRVVPIARLVEDLWDEPPAGAVGAVQTFVAALRRVLEPDRRPRTPARLLVTEGPGYALRAEPDAVDAWRFETATGSAASLPPAQALERLREGLGLWRGPAYAEFAEESWARGERSRLAELRLWAEEQRAEALLALGRAAEAVPDLEARLAGHPWREDAWRLLALALYRSGRQGDALAVLRRARAALADRLGVDPGPRLRRLEADVLAQDPGLDLPSGASASAARLWARAAEDYDRTVAAGARARLESTVGLIRNLAVTGGSGLEAAREHRMAAIRVAEESGDPELTSRVIGAFDVPAIWPRSDDPELARRIVAAAERTLAARTALAADDPRGRPAEPSGSLEPLESPYDPARCRLLATVAVESRGTRSPRGPRAAREAERIARGLDDPALLAFCLNGVFMQSCTRAGMAPRRDEVGGELVALAARHGLVTFEVLGHLIRLQARAALGDFPAADAHAAAADRLAAHHELPLVGVFTQWYGALRLAASGHLSRAEAACRAAAARLDTAGMPGVRDGLLPLALLCLSLADGTRSAREAAEAAKVAEGAETAKVAEAAEAAEGAEGAEAALDVGPGQEWGPYRPWAEPFALLRKGDTEAARAALRALPQPPADLLYEALCCLEAAVALELGDRPVLERVHARLLPAAGELAGAGSGMITLGPVDRWLDAVGAALGTGLP, encoded by the coding sequence ATGGAGCGGGTCACGTTCGGTGTGCTCGGGCCTGTGGTGGCCGAGGGCGACAGCGGGGTGCTCGCGCTGAAGGGCCCCCGCCACCGGGCCGTACTGGCGCGGCTGCTGGTGGCCCGCCGCCGGGTCGTCCCCATCGCCCGGCTGGTCGAGGACCTGTGGGACGAGCCTCCGGCGGGCGCTGTGGGAGCCGTACAGACTTTCGTGGCCGCGCTGCGCCGCGTCCTGGAACCCGACCGCAGGCCCCGAACACCCGCCCGGCTGCTGGTCACCGAGGGCCCCGGCTACGCGCTGCGGGCCGAGCCGGACGCGGTGGACGCCTGGCGCTTCGAGACGGCCACCGGCTCCGCCGCTTCGCTGCCGCCCGCCCAGGCGCTGGAGCGGCTGCGGGAAGGGCTGGGGCTGTGGCGGGGCCCCGCGTACGCGGAGTTCGCGGAGGAGAGCTGGGCACGCGGCGAGCGCTCCCGGCTGGCCGAGCTGCGGCTGTGGGCGGAGGAACAGCGCGCCGAGGCGCTGTTGGCGCTGGGCCGGGCCGCCGAGGCCGTGCCCGACCTGGAGGCGCGGCTGGCCGGTCACCCCTGGCGCGAGGACGCCTGGCGGCTGCTGGCGCTGGCGCTGTACCGCTCGGGCCGCCAGGGGGACGCGCTCGCGGTACTGCGCCGGGCCCGCGCGGCGCTGGCTGACCGGCTCGGGGTGGACCCCGGGCCACGGCTGCGCCGCCTGGAAGCGGACGTCCTCGCCCAGGATCCCGGCCTCGACCTCCCCTCGGGCGCCTCGGCCTCGGCCGCCCGGCTGTGGGCGCGCGCTGCCGAGGACTACGACCGCACGGTCGCCGCCGGGGCGCGCGCCCGGCTGGAGTCGACGGTCGGCCTGATCCGGAACCTGGCCGTGACCGGCGGCAGCGGACTGGAGGCCGCCCGCGAGCACCGTATGGCGGCGATCCGGGTGGCGGAGGAGAGCGGCGATCCCGAGCTGACGTCCCGGGTGATCGGCGCCTTCGACGTCCCCGCGATCTGGCCCCGCAGCGACGACCCCGAACTGGCCCGCCGAATCGTCGCGGCAGCCGAACGCACGCTCGCCGCCCGCACCGCCCTCGCCGCCGACGACCCACGAGGCCGCCCGGCGGAGCCCTCGGGGTCCCTGGAGCCCCTGGAGTCCCCGTACGACCCCGCGCGCTGCCGTCTGCTGGCCACCGTCGCGGTGGAGTCGCGGGGGACCCGCTCTCCGCGTGGTCCCCGGGCCGCGCGCGAGGCCGAGCGGATCGCGCGGGGGCTGGATGATCCCGCGCTGCTGGCGTTCTGTCTCAACGGGGTGTTCATGCAGTCCTGCACCCGCGCCGGTATGGCGCCCCGGCGGGACGAGGTCGGCGGGGAGCTGGTCGCGCTGGCGGCCCGGCACGGGCTGGTGACGTTCGAGGTACTGGGCCACCTGATCCGGCTTCAGGCCCGCGCCGCGCTGGGCGACTTCCCCGCGGCGGACGCGCACGCCGCGGCGGCCGACCGGCTGGCCGCGCACCACGAGCTGCCGCTGGTGGGCGTCTTCACGCAGTGGTACGGGGCGCTGCGGCTGGCCGCGTCCGGGCACCTGTCCCGTGCCGAGGCGGCCTGCCGGGCCGCCGCCGCGCGGCTGGACACGGCCGGGATGCCGGGCGTACGCGACGGCCTGCTGCCGCTCGCACTGCTGTGTCTGAGCCTGGCGGACGGCACCCGCTCAGCGCGCGAGGCGGCAGAGGCGGCGAAGGTGGCGGAAGGAGCAGAGACAGCGAAAGTGGCGGAGGCGGCAGAGGCGGCAGAGGGGGCAGAGGGGGCAGAGGCGGCCTTGGACGTCGGTCCCGGCCAGGAGTGGGGCCCCTATCGGCCCTGGGCCGAGCCGTTCGCGCTGCTGCGCAAGGGCGATACGGAGGCGGCACGGGCCGCGCTGCGCGCCCTGCCGCAGCCGCCCGCGGATCTGCTGTACGAGGCGCTGTGCTGTCTGGAGGCCGCGGTCGCGTTGGAGCTGGGCGACCGGCCCGTGCTGGAGCGGGTACACGCCCGGCTGCTCCCGGCGGCCGGGGAGCTGGCGGGCGCGGGCAGCGGCATGATCACGCTGGGGCCTGTGGACCGTTGGCTCGACGCGGTTGGCGCGGCGCTCGGCACGGGGCTCCCGTAA
- a CDS encoding alpha/beta fold hydrolase, with the protein MTPTIPDFDQRRVPAADGVALNVAVGGSGSPLVLLHGYPQTHLMWRHVATALAAEHTVICPDLRGYGASDKPAGTGPDVYSKRTMAADIVAVARELGHERFALAGHDRGALVAFRAGLDHPGTVTHLACLDVLPTLEMWEALHGTGAAVGFHLYLMAQPPGLPEQLIGAAPDLFFGHFLDLWNNDPDAFPADVRAAYLDACRAAVPSIVADYRASAGIDVEHDLADRKAGGRLRMPVTVLQQDWGAALGYDAAAQWRPWAPDLHHATVTCGHFMAEEAPEEITTALRDLLAR; encoded by the coding sequence ATGACACCGACCATTCCCGACTTCGACCAGCGGCGCGTCCCCGCCGCCGACGGGGTCGCCCTCAACGTCGCCGTCGGCGGCTCGGGCAGCCCTCTCGTGCTGCTGCACGGCTACCCGCAGACCCATCTGATGTGGCGGCACGTGGCGACCGCGCTCGCGGCCGAGCACACCGTCATCTGCCCCGACCTGCGCGGCTACGGCGCCAGCGACAAGCCGGCCGGGACCGGGCCCGACGTCTACTCCAAGCGCACCATGGCCGCCGACATCGTCGCCGTGGCCCGCGAGCTGGGGCACGAGCGCTTCGCGCTGGCCGGGCACGACCGGGGCGCCCTGGTTGCCTTCCGCGCCGGGCTCGACCACCCCGGCACGGTGACGCACCTGGCCTGCCTGGACGTGCTGCCGACCCTGGAGATGTGGGAGGCGCTGCACGGCACCGGCGCGGCCGTCGGCTTCCATCTCTACTTGATGGCGCAGCCTCCGGGCTTGCCCGAACAGCTGATCGGCGCCGCGCCGGACCTCTTCTTCGGCCACTTCCTCGACCTGTGGAACAACGACCCGGACGCCTTCCCCGCCGACGTCCGCGCCGCCTACCTGGACGCCTGCCGCGCCGCCGTGCCCTCGATCGTGGCCGACTACCGGGCCTCGGCCGGCATCGACGTCGAACACGACCTGGCCGACCGGAAGGCGGGCGGCCGGCTCCGCATGCCGGTCACCGTCCTCCAGCAGGACTGGGGGGCCGCGCTGGGCTACGACGCGGCGGCGCAGTGGCGGCCCTGGGCGCCCGACCTGCACCACGCCACGGTCACCTGCGGCCACTTCATGGCAGAGGAAGCCCCTGAGGAGATCACCACGGCGCTGCGGGACCTCCTGGCCCGCTGA